The following are encoded together in the Constrictibacter sp. MBR-5 genome:
- a CDS encoding Crp/Fnr family transcriptional regulator, whose translation MSEQLRNQLLRALAPEDLDRLKPDLEMVHLDLRFVLETANQPIRHVYFPESGFVSVVAKTKGDRTIEVGLIGREGMSGVSVVMGDDRSANDTFVQYEGTGSRIPAEKLREAMESSPSLRKCLLHYVQAFLCQTSQSALTNGRAAIGERLARWILMAHDRVDGDALQLTHEFLALMLGVRRPGVTDALHFLEGKGLIRSARGKVTVLDRTGLEQIADGSYGVPEMEYARLFGDHSSGIVRMNRAP comes from the coding sequence ATGTCGGAACAGCTTCGAAATCAGCTTCTACGAGCGCTGGCGCCCGAAGATCTCGATCGCCTGAAGCCTGATCTCGAAATGGTCCACCTAGACCTCCGCTTTGTCCTCGAAACTGCCAACCAGCCCATCCGGCATGTCTACTTTCCCGAGAGCGGCTTCGTTTCCGTCGTCGCCAAAACCAAGGGCGACCGGACGATCGAGGTCGGCCTGATCGGGCGGGAAGGAATGAGCGGCGTCAGTGTAGTGATGGGCGACGATCGCTCGGCCAATGATACCTTCGTCCAGTACGAAGGAACCGGCTCCCGCATTCCGGCGGAGAAGCTGAGAGAGGCCATGGAGAGCAGTCCCTCCTTGCGGAAGTGCCTGCTGCACTATGTGCAGGCGTTTCTCTGTCAGACCTCCCAGAGCGCCCTGACCAACGGTCGCGCTGCCATCGGCGAGCGCCTGGCCCGTTGGATCCTGATGGCGCATGACCGGGTAGACGGTGACGCGTTGCAGCTAACGCACGAGTTTCTGGCGCTGATGCTAGGCGTGCGCCGTCCAGGTGTGACGGATGCGTTGCACTTCCTTGAGGGCAAGGGCCTCATCAGGTCGGCCCGTGGGAAGGTCACCGTGCTTGACCGCACCGGGTTGGAACAAATCGCCGATGGATCCTACGGGGTCCCGGAAATGGAATATGCCCGGCTCTTCGGCGATCATTCGAGCGGGATCGTCAGGATGAACCGCGCGCCGTGA
- a CDS encoding PqqD family protein, whose protein sequence is MMDVDSGSYFNLDSIGTVIWERLASPIRFEALYQDMHARYDAPLETIRVDVAALLSQMLDHRLVLIDQP, encoded by the coding sequence ATGATGGATGTCGATAGCGGCAGTTACTTCAACCTGGACAGCATCGGCACCGTCATCTGGGAGCGGCTGGCCAGTCCCATCCGGTTCGAGGCGCTGTACCAGGACATGCACGCGCGCTATGACGCGCCGCTGGAGACGATCCGCGTGGATGTCGCGGCACTACTGTCCCAGATGCTGGATCATAGGCTGGTGCTGATCGACCAGCCATGA
- a CDS encoding sensor histidine kinase, protein MPDFPTRFLQVASDATMESSQEQSSEISNLRALLLQCERELIRRDHELREVHHRIANSLQLASSFLSFQQKSFDDPRFKEAFEKAAHRLTAVARLHHHLHRHSAASRVDLKTFLEELCPEIAISTGMECCITAEPVTVSGEVAQNLAIVINELALNAAKHGYDGQDGGKLKIQCRCDRERLRLTVADGGKGLGSDFNPHGGKGLGMTLVHSIVQQMKGVLEAQDDHGARFILTIPLE, encoded by the coding sequence GTGCCTGACTTCCCAACTCGATTCTTGCAGGTGGCGAGCGACGCGACTATGGAATCTTCACAGGAGCAGAGTAGTGAAATCTCGAACCTTCGTGCCCTACTTCTCCAATGTGAGCGCGAGCTTATCCGGCGGGACCATGAGCTTCGGGAGGTCCATCATCGTATTGCCAACAGCTTGCAATTGGCGTCCAGTTTCCTGAGCTTCCAGCAGAAGAGTTTCGACGACCCGCGCTTCAAGGAAGCGTTCGAAAAGGCCGCTCATCGGCTGACAGCGGTCGCCCGGCTCCACCACCATCTCCACCGGCACAGTGCCGCCTCCAGGGTCGATCTGAAGACATTCCTCGAAGAGCTATGTCCCGAGATCGCCATCAGCACGGGGATGGAATGCTGTATCACGGCCGAACCTGTCACTGTCTCCGGGGAGGTGGCGCAGAACCTGGCCATCGTCATCAACGAGTTGGCTCTGAACGCCGCCAAGCACGGCTATGACGGACAAGACGGCGGTAAGCTGAAGATCCAGTGCCGTTGCGATCGGGAGAGGTTGCGGCTGACCGTGGCCGATGGAGGCAAAGGGCTGGGAAGTGATTTTAACCCCCATGGCGGGAAGGGGTTGGGCATGACGCTGGTCCACTCGATTGTCCAGCAGATGAAGGGCGTTCTGGAAGCGCAGGACGATCACGGCGCGCGGTTCATCCTGACGATCCCGCTCGAATGA